In Solanum stenotomum isolate F172 unplaced genomic scaffold, ASM1918654v1 scaffold6733, whole genome shotgun sequence, a single genomic region encodes these proteins:
- the LOC125852919 gene encoding auxin-induced protein PCNT115-like: protein MAAEGIKKVPRMKMGSQGLEVSALGLGCMGMSAFYGPPKPDDEMIKLIHHSINSGITFLDTSDIYGPYTNEILIGKALKGETRERVELATKFGINASADGKIEIIGDPCYVRASCEASLKRLDVNCIDLYYQHRIDTRVPIEITMGELKKLVEEGKIKYIGLSEASASTIRRAHEVHPITAVQLEWSLWSRDVEEEIIPICREIGIGIVAYSPLGKGFLSSGPKLLEDLSNEDFRKHIPRLQAENLEHNKILYERICQMATKKGCTPSQLALAWVHHQGNDVCPIPGTTKIKNLEQNIEALYIKLTTEDMVELESIASADAVKGERDASSASTYKNSDTSLLSTWNAAR from the exons ATGGCTGCAGAAGGAATTAAAAAAGTGCCAAGAATGAAGATGGGCTCACAAGGCCTTGAAGTATCAGCTCTAGGGCTGGGCTGTATGGGCATGTCTGCATTTTATGGACCCCCAAAACCTGATGATGAAATGATCAAACTTATTCACCATTCCATTAATTCTGGTATCACTTTTCTTGATACTTCAGATATATATGGGCCTTACACAAATGAAATTCTCATAGGAAAG GCTTTGAAGGGAGAGACGAGAGAACGAGTTGAGTTGGCAACAAAGTTTGGAATTAATGCTTCTGCAGAtggaaaaatagaaataattggaGATCCCTGCTATGTTAGAGCTTCATGTGAAGCCAGCTTAAAGAGACTTGATGTTAACTGCATCGATTTATACTATCAACATCGGATCGATACACGTGTGCCAATTGAAATCACT ATGGGAGAACTTAAGAAGCTAGTCGAAGAgggtaaaataaaatacataggTCTCTCTGAGGCTTCAGCCTCGACGATCAGGAGAGCACACGAAGTTCATCCAATAACAGCAGTACAGTTAGAATGGTCCCTATGGTCGAGAGATGTAGAGGAAGAAATAATTCCTATTTGCAG GGAGATTGGAATTGGAATTGTAGCATATAGTCCCTTAGGTAAAGGGTTTTTGTCATCAGGTCCGAAGCTGCTCGAGGATCTGTCAAATGAAGACTTTCGGAAG CATATACCAAGGTTGCAAGCTGAGAATCTCGAGCATAACAAGATCTTATACGAGAGAATTTGTCAAATGGCAACGAAGAAGGGATGTACGCCATCTCAACTAGCCTTAGCCTGGGTACATCACCAAGGAAATGACGTGTGCCCCATCCCAG GTACCACTAAGATCAAAAACCTCGAACAGAACATCGAAGCTCTGTACATTAAGTTAACAACTGAAGACATGGTGGAGCTTGAATCCATTGCTTCAGCTGATGCAGTGAAAGGTGAAAGAGATGCTTCTAGTGCAAGTACTTATAAAAACTCTGATACTTCACTTTTGTCAACTTGGAATGCTGCGCGATAA
- the LOC125852915 gene encoding geraniol 8-hydroxylase-like yields the protein MDYYILVFVSIFALIFLYIIAKISNKGNKKLPPGPSPWPIIGNFHLLGAKPHISLANLAKNYGPIMSLKLGQITTVVISSSNIAKQVLQNQDQAFSIRFIPNVLQAHNYSKFSVVWLHVCPQWRMLRRILNTKMVSPNSLDANQHLRSQKVKELIDYCEKCSQQGEALDVSQVAFKTILTLLSNTLFSKDLANPFSDSKVDELKDVIWRIMNEVGKINLVDFFPILEKIDFQGIRCHAAIHIGKLFELFDGWINERLEEKRRGCCEKSDVLEVLLNAENTQEINQNHIKSMLLDSFIAGIDTTTNTLEWAMAETLRQPEIMKKAQVELAEVVGKGKSIKEDDVSRLPYLQFIVNETLRMHPPAPFLIPRRVVHDVKLFDYIIPKGSLVLVNVWAIGRDSTFWEEPLIFKPERFQSLELDVRGKDFELIPFGAGRRICPGLPLALRMVHVMLGSMVNSFNWKLEAGIDPKDLDMDEKFGFITPKAHPLRVIPSPL from the exons ATGGATTATTATATACTTGTGTTCGTATCAATTTTtgctttgatttttctttatattatagCAAAAATAAGCAACAAAGGGAACAAAAAACTTCCACCAGGTCCATCACCATGGCCAATTATTGGCAACTTTCATTTGTTAGGTGCAAAACCTCATATATCACTAGCCAATCTTGCAAAAAACTATGGTCCAATTATGAGTTTAAAGTTAGGACAAATAACAACAGTGGTTATTTCTTCTTCAAACATTGCAAAACAAGTCCTCCAAAATCAAGATCAAGCCTTTTCAATTAGATTTATTCCTAATGTTCTTCAAGCACACAACTATTCCAAATTCTCCGTGGTATGGCTTCATGTTTGTCCTCAATGGCGAATGCTTCGAAGAATATTGAATACAAAAATGGTCTCACCTAATAGTCTTGATGCAAATCAACATCTAAGATCTCAAAAGGTGAAAGAATTGATTGATTATTGTGAAAAATGTAGTCAACAAGGTGAAGCTTTGGATGTAAGTCAAGTTGCTTTCAAGACTATTCTCACTTTGTTGTCGAACACCCTTTTCTCCAAGGACTTGGCTAACCCTTTTTCGGATTCAAAG gttGATGAGTTGAAGGATGTTATTTGGCGCATCATGAATGAGGTTGGGAAGATCAACCTAGTGGAttttttccccatacttgaaaAGATTGATTTTCAAGGAATAAGGTGTCATGCAGCCATTCATATTGGTAAGTTGTTTGAACTTTTTGATGGGTGGATCAATGAGCGATTGGAGGAAAAGAGAAGGGGATGCTGTGAAAAGAGTGATGTTCTGGAAGTGCTTCTCAACGCAGAAAATACTCAAGAGATCAATCAGAATCATATAAAATCCATGCTCCTg GACTCATTTATTGCTGGTATTGATACAACTACAAACACACTAGAATGGGCAATGGCAGAAACGCTTAGACAACCAGAGATTATGAAAAAAGCCCAAGTTGAGCTTGCAGAAGTCGTTGGAAAAggaaaatcaataaaagaagatgatgtatCCCGACTCCCATACTTGCAATTTATCGTCAACGAAACACTAAGAATGCATCCACCAGCTCCATTCTTAATCCCACGCAGAGTAGTCCATGatgttaaattgtttgactATATCATCCCGAAGGGTTCATTGGTACTAGTCAACGTGTGGGCGATTGGTCGAGATTCTACTTTTTGGGAGGAACCTTTGATATTTAAACCTGAGAGATTCCAGAGTTTAGAATTGGATGTGCGAGGAAAAGATTTTGAATTGATTCCATTTGGTGCTGGTCGAAGAATATGTCCTGGCTTGCCTCTTGCATTGAGAATGGTTCACGTTATGTTGGGCTCGATGGTGAATTCGTTCAATTGGAAACTTGAGGCGGGCATTGACCCAAAAGACCTAGACATGGATGAGAAATTTGGTTTCATCACACCCAAAGCTCATCCTTTACGAGTTATCCCATCTCCTCTTTGA